A segment of the Bacillus pseudomycoides genome:
TACCAGCAAAGACAAGAATGGATACGAATGCTGGAACAGCCCACGGTAAAATAAAGATCGTACGAATTACTGCTTTCCCTTTAATACCAGGCTGATTCACTAAAATTGCTAGGAAAATACCAAGGGCTACTTGGAGTGTTGTAGCAACAAATGTCCAAATCACAGTCCAAGAGAATACACTTAAAAAAGTATCTCTCCACATTGGTAATGTAAAAATATCAATAAAGTTTTTGAATCCAACCCAATCTACTAATTTCGCTGGAGGTGAATGATATAAATCATAGTTTGTAAATCCAATTAAGATAACAAAAAGGATTGGAAATACTACAACAAAGATCAGTAACAAAAATCCTGGTGACACCATTAAATATGGAAAACCTTGGTCTAATAAATTACGGTATTGTTCTTTCACAGAATTTAACGGTATTCCTATATCACGCTTTTTCCCATTTTGATAGGCATCATATAAATTAAAAGCATATATACCTAATCCAAATGCAATAACGATTAGTGCTAAAATCCCTTTTACTAATAGAAAAATAGAATGGTCCCGAGGAACTTCTGTACCGAGCGTAACAATTCCCCACAATCCCATATTTAATAAATCAGCGAATGCTACAACAAATGAACCTGTTAATACAAGAAAAATAAGACCTTTTATATATTGTTTATTATATATTTGACCAATACCTGGAATGATTGACAACATTGCTGCTATTTTCCGGTGTTTTGAACCGTTCACTTCCTGCGCTGGTTCAATAGATGTTTGCATATTTCTTCCCCCTTTTTTCTTCCCTTTGGAAGGAAGAGAATCCGTATCTCCCTTTTACGAGAGATACGAATCCCATCTTATTTTTTCTTACTATGATTTGCTTCAATGTTTCCCTTAATTTGTTTTACAGCTTCATCAAGTGCTGCTTTTGGCTCTTGTTTATTTGCTGCAACTAATTGAAGCGCATCTCCAGCTGGTTTCCAAACTTCTTGCATTTCTGGAATATTCGGCATTGGAATACCATTCTCTGATTGAGTTGCCACTGCTTTTGCAGCTTCATTGTCTTTAATCATTGGATCTTCCATTACTGATTTAACAGGAGGAATTTCTTTTGTTTTTTCAAAACGGATTTTCGCGTTCTCTTCATTTGTTACCCACTCAGTAAATTTTGTTGCTAAATCATTCTGTTTCGAGAAGCTTGTTACATGCCATCCTTTTACGCCCACAAAAGTTTTCATTGGTTGACCGTTTGGTAATTTTGGCATCGGTGCTACCCCATAATCAATGCCTGCCTTTTCCATCGCTTGGAATGCCCATGGACCATTCATAATAGATGCCGCTTTTCCTTCATTAAATAATCCATCTGCAGCTGCCCCACCAGATTCACCAATAATTCCTTTTGGTAATAATTTTTCTTTATACCATTTTTGAATATATTCAGCACCTTGTACCGCACCACTATTATCTAATCCAATATCTGTCGGATTCGGTTTTCCATCTTTCTCACCAAATACATAACCGCCCATACCAGCCATAAATGCATTCGCAAAATAGAAGTTATCTCCTAATGCTAAAAATCCGTACTTTCCATCTTTCGTAAAGTCTTTTGAGAAATTAAAAAGCTCATCCATTGTTTCTGGTGCTTTTGGCATTAACTTTTTATTATAAATAAAGATTGGTGTTTCAATTGCTTTTGGTAAACCGTATAGTTTTCCATCGTATGTTTGTGCCTTTATTGATAAATCTGTAAATTTATTTTTTACCGTATCATCCACTTTCACCTCTGAAAGTAGCCCTTCTGTTACCGCATTACCAATATGATCATGAGGCAATGTTACAACATCTGGCCCTGTACCAGCTGGACCATCGAGACGAAGTTTTTCTACTTGTTTCGTCATCTGAACCTCTACAACTTTTACTTTCACATTATATTTCTTCTCAAAACTTTTCACTGCTGAATCTAGCCCAACACCCTTTTTCTCATCTTCCCAAACAAGAAGATCATAATCTTTCTTCTCCTTGCTCGCTTCCTTTTTCCCTGAATCTTTCGGACCACATGCCGATAACATACCGATTGCCAAAGTTGAAATTGTTAATAATGATAATGCTTTCTTCACCCTAAAAACCTCCCTAAATTGTATATGTACTGGTTCAACAAATGAAAACGTTTGCACTAACTAGTTTAATAGAAGCGCAAACAATCTTCTAATTTATGAAAACGTTTGCGCTATTTGTCTATCATTATACATTCTTTTATCTATTTTGCAAATATTTTCTTTCTATATTTAAAAAAATTATGATATTGCTCTTTTTCTCCATTGACTTTATACAAAATGAATACTACCCTTATAAGCAATATTAAAGTTATCTTAGAAGCAATCGTTTGCAATTTATTATTGTTTATAGAGATATCAAAGGGGGATTTTCTATATGTTTAAAGAAGCAATATACCATAGGCCTAAAGATAATTACGCATACGCTTACGATGAAAAAACACTTCATATTCGCTTGCGTACAAAAAAAAATGACGCAGATAGCGTCTCACTCATTCATGGTGATCCTTATGAATGGCAAGATGGAAAATGGATCACAGCAAATATACCGTTGAAAAAAAGCGGCTCAACAGATTTATTTGATTATTGGTCCGTTTCAATCGAACCAAAATTTAAGCGCTTACGATATGGGTTTGAACTAAAGAATAATACAGAAACGATCATTTATACAGAACGCGGCTTTTTCCACGAAACACCTAATGATGATGTTGGCAACTTTTTTTGCTTTCCATTTATTCATGAGCAGGATGTTTTTAAAGCGCCTTCATGGATAAAAGATACAGTCTGGTATCAAATTTTCCCAGAACGATTTGCGAATGGAGATGCCTCATGCAATCCAGTGCATACACTTCCATGGGAAAGTACTGATCCTACAGCTACTAATTTTTTCGGCGGAGATTTTGCAGGTATTATCGAGCACCTCGATTATCTTGTAGAACTCGGGATTACTGGCATTTACTTTACACCTATCTTTAAGGCACACTCTAATCATAAGTACGACACGATTGACTATATGGAAATTGATCCACAGTTCGGGACTAAGGAAACGTTTCGAAAGCTTGTTAATATGTGCCACGAACGCGGTATAAAAGTAATGCTAGATGCTGTTTTTAATCATAGCGGATACTTTTTTGATAAATTTCAAGATGTGCTCAAAAAAGGCGATCGGTCATTATATAAAGAGTGGTTTCATATTCATCAGTTTCCGGTAATAACAGAACCACTCCCAAATTATGATACTTTTGCCTTTACACCATATATGCCAAAATTAAATACAGCACATCCAGATGTAAAAGAATATTTACTCGAAGTAGGACGTTATTGGGTGCGAGAGTTTCACATTGACGGCTGGCGACTTGATGTAGCAAATGAAGTTGATCATAGCTTTTGGAGAGAATTCCGTAGTGAAATAAAAAACATTAACCCTGAAGTTTATATTTTAGGAGAGATTTGGCATGATGCTCTGCCATGGTTACAAGGCGATCAATTCGATGCCGTTATGAGTTATCCTGTTACAAATGCCCTCCATTCTTACTTCGCAAACGAAACAATCGGGGCAAGTGAATTTATGGAACAAATTGCAGCATCTCTTAACTCTTATTCCATGAACGTAAACGAAGCTGCGTTTCATCTATTAGACAGTCATGATACACCGAGAATTTTAACAACCTGTAATGGTAATAAAGATAAAGTGAAATTACTATATATATTCCACCTCTCTTTCATCGGCTCACCATGTATTTATTATGGTGATGAAATCGGTATGGACGGCGGAATGGATCCAGATTGCCGAAAATGTATGGTCTGGGATGAAGATAAGCAGGATAAAACGTTATTTAAGCACATCCAAATATTAATTTCATTACGGAAACAATATAAAGCATTTGGCGGACATGGGACATTTCAATGTATTGAAGCAAACGATGAACAGGGCTACATTTCCTATACGAAAACACATGAAGAAGAAACAATTTTCATTGTTTTAAATCCAACAAATCATGAAATTTCAGCTCCTATAACTTTTGATATCGCAGGTAAAAAAATTGTAAATTTATATACAAACGAAGAATTTTCAGCAGAGGCAGACTCATTACAGGTTACACTTCCACCATATGGATTTTCAATTTTGAAATGGTAAAATATAAAGTGAAACTTTAATCAGTGGGGGTTCTTCATCCCTCACTGATCAAGCTTTTACGAAATAAAGGCTTAATCAAATTTTTCACATTTCTGTTTTCACTTATTGTTTACATCCGTCAATCATAAGTTTCTTTGTACCTTCAGCCTATAGGGAGAAGTTGTGAATTCATTGTCTTTTTTCCTTTCTTGAAAGTTTAGGTTTCTTTTGGGAATGTGGTATGTTGACATGCCCGGAAGCCATGGATTGTCTCCTTTCCTTTCTTGTAAGTTTAGGTTTCTTTTGAGAATGTAATATTTTTGAATGTCCTGAAGTAACGAGTTGTTTTTTGAAATTAAAATAAAAGTACAAATGTGTACTTAGAGCCAGGAAAACAACTGAAATAAATGAAAAAATAATGATCAGCACGATCGCCATAGATTTTTGGCTCAAAAAACCAATACTAACTTGACCAATCATATAACCTAAACTCGAAAAGAGTACGATTTTAGGAATTTTTACATCTTGATCAGTTATCCCCCTTAAGCGGGCTGTAAAATATTTAATCCAGAATAACTCAGATTTATAAACAACTAAACCATATGTTATAAGCGATAAGAGAAAAAATAAAGGTGACTCTAGTTCGACAAATTCGTAAGCCAACTTTTGAACAGCTATAAAGCTGCAAAATGAAATACTGGATGCGACAAATCCAGAATATAGTAAATGTTGTAATTGAGGCTGCTTAGGCTTATAAATCGAAATCCAAATTCCCCATAGATTACATATCACATAAAACGGAAGAGCCGCGTAAGAATATATACCGTACGGTGGAAATATGAATAGAATGATGAGTAGTAAAACATTCATGAAAAACCATACGAAGGCCCCAACAATATTTCTTATATCAAATGGTATCAATATTCGTATGCAATCATCTATGTTGTTGCCGTTATATTTGTCCATTATGCACCTCATGAAATATGAAAAGATTTTATTTAATTATTTGCATGTGTTTTCATCTAACATCGAACCAATTCTCGAGTGAAATTTCAATTTCAATTATTGTTTTATAATCAAATATACTATTTCGTATATTTACTTCTTTGTTTAATAATTTGAGAGATTCAACTCCTAAATTATTAGCTTAATATATAATTTCTAGGAACTATAATACAATAAAGTATATTTGAAAATGTAATAAGATTGGACAGGATAATAAACATATACAAGTTGCTAGTATACTTAAATGCATAGAAAAAGCCGCTTATTTGAGCAGCTTTCTGAAGGAAATATTTCTTATTTCACTTTAGACAATACATTTTGTTGAAAATCTCGTTCTTCCTGATCTGTATATCCAACTGATACAACTTCTTGAATATCATCATGATTAAATAAATAAGTGAAATCTGGATTAATATAGCCTTCTGGGTAAGGACATCCAATATAGTCAAATTTTCTTACATCATCTGTTTCCATTTGTTGTTTACGTCCGAAAATCATAAGTTTCTTTGTTCCTTCTTTTAAGGTTACGATAGAGCCTATAGAGAGTAGATGTGAAGTCATTGTATTTTTCCTTTCTTATTAATTTTAGTACTTATTTAAAGTTAAGAATTAAAGCGATTTAATGTGTTTTGTTGCTTTTTTAGATCAAAATAAAAATAAAGATATACGCCATATACACCAAACACAACAGCCAGTAAAGAAAAGACTAAAATTAAGAGGATTGCTAAAGCATTTTGCGATAATGAACCTATACATATCTGTCCAATAATATATCCCAGTCCTGAAAAATACACAATTGGAGAAATTTTTATGTTGTCTATTTCCTCATTGTTTAATCGTCTTAAAAAACTTTTTATTCCAAGGGAAATTAGTTTATAAATTGTAAAAATGTAAAGCGAAAAAGTAACAATAAAAAACAGCGGTGTTTCAATCTTAATAAAAGTATAAGCAAACTTTTGAATCACTATAAAGCTTCCGAAAGAAAAAGTTGCTCCCATGAATCCATTATATAATATGTGTACCAATCTTAACTCATGTGGTTTATAAAAAAATACCCAAATACCCCATATATTAGATATTAAAAGAAAAGGTAAAATTATATATAAATATATGGTAAAAGTCGGAGGAAATACAAATGGCGTTAAGATCATAAAGTTAATAACAACCCACACCATAATGACACTTGATCTAACACTAAAGGGCATCAATGTTTGAATAATTTGTTCTGTGCTTTTTCCGTGATATTTTTCCATATTACTCTCCCAAGAAAATTAAAAGATTTTATCTAATGCAGTCCCTATTCCAGATTTAATTCGATCTTTTACCGAATCTTGTTTACCATCATGATTCCAATCACCTTTGTTAAATTTAATTCCATCTGTTAACAGACTACATCCTACAGAAACACCAAAGCCAATACCAGCTCCAACAACAGTTCCGATTGGTCCTCCGAATATAGTGCCAAGAGCTGCACCTGCTTTGGCTCCTGCAAAGGCACTTACAGCAGTAGAGCCAATACCAATTGCTGCATCACCAATAATGTCACCAGCTATCTTACTTGTTGATGCTTTGTTTTCAATGTTTTCCTTTGTGTCATTAATTACGTCCCATCCTACAGCAGCATACCCTAAAGCATTTGTTTTTAATTTCAATGAATCTTTAAGAATTTCTTTTGGTGATAGAACGTGTCTTTTTATATCGTCTATTTGTTTTACTTCATCTAAAGGTAATTTTGTTCGTCTTATTAAATTGTTCCCATTTTTATCCTTTAGCAGGGTGCGATTTTGAACCCGGACCATTTCCTTTCCTTGTTTATTTGTGTAAGGTGTTACACGAAGACCGTTTTGGTGTAAAGAAGCAAGTTTGTAGGCAGCTGCACCTTCTGTTACAGTTCCAAGTAAGGTAAATGCAGACCCCGTAGGATTATCTTTCCAGTCATCGATATCGCCGCCAAACGGTGCGAGTAAATTAAAATCAATTGTTCCTTCTCCAAATGAAATCTCTTCTTGATCAGCCTGCTCAAAACGATCAGCAGCTTTTCTTAATGAATCACTATGCTCTTTTAAGGCATCCGTTACAATAGCTAACTTTGAGCCCGCATATAGAGATTGATTTAATACAGCATCTCTCCCGGATACTTGGAAAGGTAGGTTAAGTAGCTGCTGATTGATACGTTGATATGTTTCAGATAGTTCATGAGCTGTACGTTCCATATTAGAAGCGAGTTTCCTTAAATGGGCAGGAGTAACCTTAATTTCACCGCTCACCTTGTTTCACCACCTAACGATTTAAGATAAAGCACCATTTTTTTTATCTCTTCAATAATTGTAAAGCTATCAAGGCAAATAATATGTGTTTGCTTTTGTTCATTATCTAATACTTCTTGGATAAGCCAATATTGGTTTTGACTATGCAAAAACTGAATGCGGTCTGTATACCATGAATCTTTTACATAATAATGGACTTGAACAGTATTTAATTCTTCACGGTTATGTATAATGTTTGCTAATTCTGCGGCAGCTTCATTATTTAAGTACAGTGCCAAGAAGTCTAATAATTTCTTTTGTGATTGAGTTAAAAGATCTTCTTTATATGCAGAAGAAGGAATTTTAAATGTATAATTTGAACGCGGGAAAGTATTTTTAGGCTGTAGTGTTTGATATACAAATTGCCATGCTACCTCAGGTTTCCCGCATTCTTTAAATGTACATTGTTTCTCACCGTTAGCATCTGTTATTCTATTATGTATCACTTTTTTATCATCAAAATAGAAAACGTTCTTTTCTATCGTGTTGTTTTTGTTTATCTGTACTTCAATAGCAAAGCCTGTAGTTAAACAGATGCGGAAATATTCTAAAAGTTGTTTATCGCATAATGTTTCATCTTCTTTTATTATGAGTAACTCTTCGTTTGCCCAGTGGTCATACATTACATCTAATTCTTTGTCTACTTCTTCATCTGACCAATTTTCGAAGGGATTATCAATTCCAATCATTGTTTCACGATCAAACATACCAGTTAATACATATACTTCTTTATTTGATAAAATAAGAGGCTCAGTAGTCAAATAGTCCCACTCCCTAACTTAATATATACTCTCTAGGAAATATAATACAATAAAAATATGGTTCAATCTAGTAATAATCAGTGCTTGAAATTATAAAAATTCTAAAAAGAGCGAAGGAAGAAGGGAAAGTAATTAAATTAAGGCTTTCGAGGTAACAAAAGAACAACACCCCTTTAATTCGTATGTTTAGTATGCGAATTAAAAGGGGCGTTGTTCATTTCCTATTAATTGGTTTTACTTTATTTCCGCCTCAAGGCTTTTCATTATCTTAATTTATACACTCTCGCTTCATATGGCTGTAAATCAATACTCTCAATTATTTGATCTTGCACATCATAATTGTGTATCAATAATTCTGAACTATTATAAGTTATCTCTTTCGGTAATTTAAATACACACTCGTTCTCAGTAAAATTCGCAATGACAAGTAATTTCTCATCTTTCCATGTTCTCACATAGGCAAAAATAGATGGATGTTCTTCAAAAATCAAATCATATGTTCCATACACAATCATTTCATGCTTTTTACGAAGTTCAATCAACTTCTTATAGTAATAAAAAATTGATTCCTTGTCTTGAAGCGCTTGCTCTACATTGATTTCTTTGTAGTTAGGATTTAATCCAATCCACGGTTCACCAGCTGTAAACCCGGCATGCTCATTTGCATCCCACTGCATTGGTGTTCTAGCATTATCTCGACCTTTTATATAAATCGATTGCATGACTTTTTCTTCATCTTCACCAAGCTCTATAACTTTTTCCCGGTACATATTCAACGTTTCAATATCCCGGTACTGATCAATAGAATCAAAGTGAACGTTGGTCATTCCAATTTCTTCCCCTTGGTAAATATAAGGAGTTCCTTTCATCATATGAAGTACTGTGGCTAACATTTTCGCTGATTCTATGCGATATGTTTTATCATTGCCAAAACGAGAGACAACACGAGGCTGGTCATGGTTGTTCCAATATAAACTATTCCATCCTGTTTGTTCTAAAGCTTTCTGCCATTTTGTTAAATTCTGCTTTAATGTAAGGAGTGAACATGGCTGTACATCCCACTTTCCTCCCTCTCCAGAATCTAAATCCATATGTTCAAATTGAAATACCATCTGCAATTCTTGACGATCTTCAGCAGTATACAACTTCGCTTCCTCTGTTGTTACACCAGGCATTTCACCAACTGTCATAATATCATATTTAGATAATACCTTTTGATTCATTTCATGTAAGTACGTGTGAATATTCGGGCCATTCATAAAGTATTGGTGACCGGATACATAGCCTTCTTTCTTCGTCTCCACAGATGGTAATCCCTCTGTTTTAGAAATAAAATTAATTACATCCATACGGAAACCATCGATGCCTTTTTCAAGCCAAAACTCCATCATCTCATAAACATCTTTTCGCACTACTTCATTGTCCCAATTTAAATCAGGTTGTTTTTTAGAGAATAGATGTAAATAATATTCATCTGTTGCTTCATCATACTGCCAAGCTGATCCACTAAAAGCCGCTCCCCAATTATTTGGCTCTTTTCCCTCTTTCCCAGGACGCCAAATATAGTAATCTCGATATGGATTATCTTTTGACTTACGAGATTCAACAAACCAATTATGTTCATCCGAAGTATGGTTCACAACTAAATCCATCATTAATTTCATATTACGTTTATGCATTTGACTTAATAATTCGTCCCAATCTTCCATTGTTCCAAACTCATCCATAATCTTTCGATAATTACTAATATCATATCCATTGTCATCATTTGGAGATTCATAGACTGGTGATAACCAAATCACATCAATACCTAAGTTTTGTAAATAATCCAGCTTTGAAATGATTCCACGAAGATCACCAACCCCATCACTATTACTATCCATAAAACTGCGTGGATAAATTTGATATACAACACTTTCTTTCCACCATTGTTTGTTCATCATGCTACCCCATTTCATTATTTAATTGCAAAATCAGGCGCAAACGTTTTCATTAGTGAATGATAACAGATTTTAAAAGAAAATAAAATAGCGCTTCTATTTTTTATCTTAATTCAGTT
Coding sequences within it:
- a CDS encoding alpha-glycosidase; this translates as MFKEAIYHRPKDNYAYAYDEKTLHIRLRTKKNDADSVSLIHGDPYEWQDGKWITANIPLKKSGSTDLFDYWSVSIEPKFKRLRYGFELKNNTETIIYTERGFFHETPNDDVGNFFCFPFIHEQDVFKAPSWIKDTVWYQIFPERFANGDASCNPVHTLPWESTDPTATNFFGGDFAGIIEHLDYLVELGITGIYFTPIFKAHSNHKYDTIDYMEIDPQFGTKETFRKLVNMCHERGIKVMLDAVFNHSGYFFDKFQDVLKKGDRSLYKEWFHIHQFPVITEPLPNYDTFAFTPYMPKLNTAHPDVKEYLLEVGRYWVREFHIDGWRLDVANEVDHSFWREFRSEIKNINPEVYILGEIWHDALPWLQGDQFDAVMSYPVTNALHSYFANETIGASEFMEQIAASLNSYSMNVNEAAFHLLDSHDTPRILTTCNGNKDKVKLLYIFHLSFIGSPCIYYGDEIGMDGGMDPDCRKCMVWDEDKQDKTLFKHIQILISLRKQYKAFGGHGTFQCIEANDEQGYISYTKTHEEETIFIVLNPTNHEISAPITFDIAGKKIVNLYTNEEFSAEADSLQVTLPPYGFSILKW
- a CDS encoding DUF4176 domain-containing protein, with translation MTSHLLSIGSIVTLKEGTKKLMIFGRKQQMETDDVRKFDYIGCPYPEGYINPDFTYLFNHDDIQEVVSVGYTDQEERDFQQNVLSKVK
- a CDS encoding alpha-glucosidase, producing MNKQWWKESVVYQIYPRSFMDSNSDGVGDLRGIISKLDYLQNLGIDVIWLSPVYESPNDDNGYDISNYRKIMDEFGTMEDWDELLSQMHKRNMKLMMDLVVNHTSDEHNWFVESRKSKDNPYRDYYIWRPGKEGKEPNNWGAAFSGSAWQYDEATDEYYLHLFSKKQPDLNWDNEVVRKDVYEMMEFWLEKGIDGFRMDVINFISKTEGLPSVETKKEGYVSGHQYFMNGPNIHTYLHEMNQKVLSKYDIMTVGEMPGVTTEEAKLYTAEDRQELQMVFQFEHMDLDSGEGGKWDVQPCSLLTLKQNLTKWQKALEQTGWNSLYWNNHDQPRVVSRFGNDKTYRIESAKMLATVLHMMKGTPYIYQGEEIGMTNVHFDSIDQYRDIETLNMYREKVIELGEDEEKVMQSIYIKGRDNARTPMQWDANEHAGFTAGEPWIGLNPNYKEINVEQALQDKESIFYYYKKLIELRKKHEMIVYGTYDLIFEEHPSIFAYVRTWKDEKLLVIANFTENECVFKLPKEITYNSSELLIHNYDVQDQIIESIDLQPYEARVYKLR
- a CDS encoding extracellular solute-binding protein, whose protein sequence is MKKALSLLTISTLAIGMLSACGPKDSGKKEASKEKKDYDLLVWEDEKKGVGLDSAVKSFEKKYNVKVKVVEVQMTKQVEKLRLDGPAGTGPDVVTLPHDHIGNAVTEGLLSEVKVDDTVKNKFTDLSIKAQTYDGKLYGLPKAIETPIFIYNKKLMPKAPETMDELFNFSKDFTKDGKYGFLALGDNFYFANAFMAGMGGYVFGEKDGKPNPTDIGLDNSGAVQGAEYIQKWYKEKLLPKGIIGESGGAAADGLFNEGKAASIMNGPWAFQAMEKAGIDYGVAPMPKLPNGQPMKTFVGVKGWHVTSFSKQNDLATKFTEWVTNEENAKIRFEKTKEIPPVKSVMEDPMIKDNEAAKAVATQSENGIPMPNIPEMQEVWKPAGDALQLVAANKQEPKAALDEAVKQIKGNIEANHSKKK
- a CDS encoding carbohydrate ABC transporter permease codes for the protein MQTSIEPAQEVNGSKHRKIAAMLSIIPGIGQIYNKQYIKGLIFLVLTGSFVVAFADLLNMGLWGIVTLGTEVPRDHSIFLLVKGILALIVIAFGLGIYAFNLYDAYQNGKKRDIGIPLNSVKEQYRNLLDQGFPYLMVSPGFLLLIFVVVFPILFVILIGFTNYDLYHSPPAKLVDWVGFKNFIDIFTLPMWRDTFLSVFSWTVIWTFVATTLQVALGIFLAILVNQPGIKGKAVIRTIFILPWAVPAFVSILVFAGMFNESFGAINNQVLALFGIEKIAWMTDPFWAKTALIFIQTWLGFPFIFAMTTGILQSIPGELYEAATVDGATAWQQFRKITLPLVLYATAPILITQYTFNFNNFSIIYLFNSGGPAVSGQNAGGTDILISWIYKLTMTSAQYGKAAALTMILSLIVISVALWQFKRTKSFQEEDMM
- a CDS encoding WXG100 family type VII secretion target, with protein sequence MSGEIKVTPAHLRKLASNMERTAHELSETYQRINQQLLNLPFQVSGRDAVLNQSLYAGSKLAIVTDALKEHSDSLRKAADRFEQADQEEISFGEGTIDFNLLAPFGGDIDDWKDNPTGSAFTLLGTVTEGAAAYKLASLHQNGLRVTPYTNKQGKEMVRVQNRTLLKDKNGNNLIRRTKLPLDEVKQIDDIKRHVLSPKEILKDSLKLKTNALGYAAVGWDVINDTKENIENKASTSKIAGDIIGDAAIGIGSTAVSAFAGAKAGAALGTIFGGPIGTVVGAGIGFGVSVGCSLLTDGIKFNKGDWNHDGKQDSVKDRIKSGIGTALDKIF